One Salvelinus sp. IW2-2015 linkage group LG35, ASM291031v2, whole genome shotgun sequence DNA segment encodes these proteins:
- the LOC139023685 gene encoding protein FAM110B-like: MKPLTPIGSPSPLRLLNKGPDYLRRQMEGGGQGRSISAVERLEADKAKYVKSQQVINTKQEPVLVPCTPPPPHRRPHTVPGSGQSHPTAAPRRSSAPFTTLTGPLNVRDETRMMTPRKENWRTSVVWKHGTGVTPTR, encoded by the coding sequence ATGAAACCGCTAACACCCATAGGATCCCCCTCACCTCTGAGGCTCCTCAACAAGGGCCCGGACTACCTGCGTAGGCAGATGGAGGGTGGGGGCCAGGGCCGATCCATCAGCGCTGTAGAGAGACTAGAGGCAGACAAGGCCAAGTACGTTAAGAGCCAGCAGGTCATTAACACCAAACAGGAGCCCGTCCTGGTGCCCtgcacaccacctcctccacaccGTCGTCCCCACACCGTGCCTGGGAGTGGGCAGTCTCACCCCACGGCTGCACCCCGCCGATCCTCTGCCCCTTTCACCACCCTGACTGGCCCCCTCAACGTACGAGACGAGACGAGAATGATGACTCCGAGGAAGGAGAATTGGAGGACGTCGGTGGTGTGGAAGCACGGAACAGGAGTAACGCCAACAAGGTGA